Part of the Erwinia amylovora genome is shown below.
GAGAACCGGCGGCGGCATTACGTGGATTAGCAAACACCTTTTGACCGCAGCTTCGCGCCTGCTGGTTCATTTGTTCAAACCCCGCCAGCGGCATAAATACCTCTCCGCGCACTTCCAGCCGTTCAGGAATGCTGTCGCCGCTCAGACGCAGTGGAATAGCCCGGATGGTGCGCACGTTAGCAGTAATATCCTCCCCCGTGGTGCCATCACCTCGGGTCGCGGCCCGCACCAGCTGCCCTTTTTCATACAGCAGGCTGACAGCCAGGCCGTCCAGCTTCAGCTCGCAGCAAAAGGTGATGTCATCAGTGCTTTTCAGCCGATCCTGTACACGCTTATTAAATGCCAGATAGCTCTCTTCATCAAAAGCATTGTCCAGCGACAGCATCGGCACTTCGTGGCGCACCTGCCCGAAAGCACTTAGCGGTGCTGCGCCAACGCGCTGGGTTGGTGAATCGGAGGTCAGCAATTCAGGATACTGCGTTTCCAACTCGCGCAATTCGCCCATCAGACGGTCGTATTCGGCATCGGGCACGGTCGGTGCATCCAGCACATGGTATTGATGTTCATAGTGGCGAAGCAGGGTTCGCAGATGGGTGATTTTGTCTTGCAGAGATTCCATAGCGGCACCATCAGAGATGAAAAAACCCCCGGAAGTCGGGGGTTTGCAAAGTTTAACCGGGGCAAAATTAGTGGTTAGCGTCGATCACGTCGCGAATACGCGCTTTGTACGTTTCCAGCTTCTGTGGCGTCATCATGCGGCGCTCATCATCAAGCACCACGCCACCAACATCATCGGCGATCCGCTGTGCGGATTGCAGCATCAGCTTAAAGTTTTGATGCGCATCGCCATAGGACGGTACCATCATAAAGATTGACACCCCCGGGGTGGAGAATTCAGACATAGTGTCTGGATTAAACGAACCGGGCTTAACCATGTTCGCCAGACTGAACAGAACCGGGCCGCTGCCAGCCGGGTTGAGATGCCGGTGGAAGATGTTCATCTCGCCAAACTGGAATCCTGCCTGCAAAACGCCCTGTAGCAGTGCTTCGCCGCTGATACTGCCGCCAGCATGAGCCGATACGTGTAGCACCAGTACGGTCTCTTTTTGACGCGTGTCTGCCGCCGAAGCTTGCGGGCTGTGCCCGGATGCTGCTGCCGCAACAGGCTCAACCTTAGGCTCAACCTTTTCGTCTGGCGCAGCGGTCGACCAAACCCTTTCTGGCTGGAGAACCGGCTGTGTCGCTTCAGGCTGCGAAGGAGGATTGTGTGGCAGTGCCTCACCGAACAGCGGGTCTTTAACCGACGGCCGATCATCCTGCTGCTGCGGCGGGCGGCAGACTGGCTCCGGCTGCGGTTTGCTGTGACGCGGCAGCGCATCCCCGGTATTAATTTCCCCCAGGGAAGGTTCCGATGTTTCAGGAGGGGGGCGCCGCGTACGCACTTCACCCACGCCTTCTTCGTCATCTTCGAAAGCTTCTTT
Proteins encoded:
- the zipA gene encoding cell division protein ZipA, whose protein sequence is MMQDLRLILIVVGAIAIIALLLHGLWTSRKERSSVFRDRPHKRLKQDRKEAFEDDEEGVGEVRTRRPPPETSEPSLGEINTGDALPRHSKPQPEPVCRPPQQQDDRPSVKDPLFGEALPHNPPSQPEATQPVLQPERVWSTAAPDEKVEPKVEPVAAAASGHSPQASAADTRQKETVLVLHVSAHAGGSISGEALLQGVLQAGFQFGEMNIFHRHLNPAGSGPVLFSLANMVKPGSFNPDTMSEFSTPGVSIFMMVPSYGDAHQNFKLMLQSAQRIADDVGGVVLDDERRMMTPQKLETYKARIRDVIDANH